Proteins from a single region of Paramormyrops kingsleyae isolate MSU_618 chromosome 9, PKINGS_0.4, whole genome shotgun sequence:
- the fzd1 gene encoding frizzled-1 → MARESGFPRGCGRAGRRLLAVCSVVMLGLLGVRGQPGDRGMSVPEHGFCQPISIPLCTDIAYNQTIMPNLLGHTNQEDAGLEVHQFFPLVKVQCSAELKFFLCSMYAPVCTVLEQALPPCRSLCERARQGCEALMNKFGFQWPDSLACETFPVHGAGELCVGQNTSERSPPISPTVTVTDDPHPEINADGRFRCPAALMVPQYLNYRFLGEEHCGAPCEPSKPHGMMYFSQEEQKFARIWIGIWSVLCCASTLFTVLTYLVDMKRFSYPERPIIFLSGCYTMVSIAYIAGFLLGDRVACNERFDSEARTVVQGTKKEGCTILFMMLYFFSMASSIWWVVLALTWFLAAGMKWGHEAIEANSQYFHLAAWAVPAVKTIAVLAVGQVDGDLLSGVCFVGLSSVAALRGFVLAPLLLYLALGTSFLLAGFVSLFRIRTVMKHGGTKTEKLERLMVRIGVFSVLYTVPAAAVVACYLYEQAYRQQWEQTWLSRACKAYAVPCPLQRPLQAVPDFTIFMIKYLMTLIVGITSGFWIWSSKTLSSWRKFYTRLTNGRRGETTV, encoded by the coding sequence ATGGCTCGGGAATCTGGTTTCCCGCGGGGCTGTGGGAGAGCCGGACGCCGGCTGCTGGCAGTGTGTTCGGTGGTGATGCTCGGACTTCTCGGGGTACGTGGACAGCCCGGCGACCGGGGCATGTCCGTCCCGGAGCACGGCTTCTGCCAGCCGATCTCGATACCCCTGTGCACGGACATTGCCTATAATCAGACCATCATGCCCAATCTGCTGGGGCACACGAACCAGGAAGATGCCGGGCTGGAGGTGCACCAGTTCTTCCCGCTGGTAAAAGTTCAGTGTTCGGCCGAGCTGAAGTTCTTTCTGTGCTCCATGTACGCTCCGGTGTGCACCGTGCTGGAGCAGGCTCTGCCCCCGTGCCGGTCGCTCTGCGAACGTGCTCGCCAGGGCTGCGAGGCGCTCATGAACAAGTTCGGCTTCCAGTGGCCCGACAGCCTGGCGTGCGAGACTTTTCCGGTGCACGGAGCCGGCGAGCTGTGCGTCGGGCAGAACACCTCCGAGAGGAGCCCCCCAATCAGCCCCACCGTCACCGTGACCGACGACCCTCATCCGGAGATTAACGCTGACGGGCGCTTTCGGTGCCCGGCGGCACTGATGGTCCCGCAGTATCTGAACTACCGCTTCCTGGGCGAGGAGCACTGCGGCGCCCCTTGCGAGCCCTCCAAGCCGCATGGCATGATGTACTTCAGCCAGGAGGAGCAGAAGTTTGCCCGGATCTGGATCGGAATCTGGTCAGTCCTGTGCTGTGCCTCCACCCTCTTCACGGTCCTCACCTACCTGGTGGACATGAAGCGGTTTAGCTACCCTGAGCGGCCAATCATCTTCCTGTCTGGTTGCTACACGATGGTGTCTATCGCTTACATCGCTGGCTTCCTGCTCGGGGATCGAGTGGCTTGCAACGAGAGGTTTGACAGCGAGGCCCGTACTGTGGTGCAGGGCACCAAAAAGGAAGGCTGCACCATCCTTTTCATGATGCTCTATTTCTTCAGCATGGCCAGCTCCATCTGGTGGGTGGTATTGGCCCTCACCTGGTTCCTGGCAGCTGGCATGAAGTGGGGCCATGAGGCCATCGAGGCTAACTCCCAGTACTTCCACCTGGCCGCCTGGGCCGTGCCAGCTGTGAAGACCATCGCTGTGCTGGCGGTGGGCCAGGTGGACGGGGACCTTCTGAGTGGCGTCTGCTTCGTGGGCCTCAGCAGCGTGGCGGCCCTCCGCGGCTTCGTCTTGGCACCGCTGCTCCTGTACCTCGCCCTGGGCACCTCCTTCCTGCTGGCGGGCTTCGTGTCGCTGTTCCGCATCCGCACCGTCATGAAACACGGCGGCACCAAGACGGAGAAGCTAGAACGGCTTATGGTGCGTATCGGGGTCTTCAGCGTGCTCTACACGgtgcctgctgccgccgtcgTGGCCTGCTACCTCTACGAGCAGGCCTACCGCCAACAGTGGGAGCAGACGTGGCTCAGTCGGGCCTGCAAGGCCTATGCGGTACCCTGCCCtttacagcgccccctgcaggctgtgCCTGATTTCACGATCTTCATGATCAAGTACCTCATGACCCTGATTGTGGGCATCACCTCAGGGTTCTGGATCTGGTCCAGCAAAACTCTCAGCTCCTGGAGGAAATTTTACACAAGACTGACCAATGGTAGACGGGGGGAGACGACTGTGTAA